A genomic segment from Marmota flaviventris isolate mMarFla1 chromosome 7, mMarFla1.hap1, whole genome shotgun sequence encodes:
- the Neurog2 gene encoding neurogenin-2, translated as MFVKSETLELKEEEDVLVLLGSASPASASLTPLSSSAEEEEEELGASGGARLQLGAEAGQGARGNLAAGAEGCRPARLLGLVHECKRRPSRSRAVSRGAKTAETVQRIKKTRRLKANNRERNRMHNLNAALDALREVLPTFPEDAKLTKIETLRFAHNYIWALTETLRLADHCGGGGGGLPGALFSEAVLLSPGGASAALSSSGDSPSPSSTWSCTNSPAPSSSSSSNSTSPYSCTLSPASPTGSDMDYWQPPPPDKHRYAPHLPIARDCI; from the coding sequence ATGTTCGTCAAATCCGAGACCTTGGagttgaaggaggaggaggatgtgcTGGTGCTGCTCGGCTCGGcttccccagcctcagcctccctgaccCCGTTGTCGTCCAGcgccgaggaggaggaggaggagctgggcgCGTCGGGAGGGGCTCGTCTGCAGCTTGGGGCCGAGGCCGGGCAGGGGGCGCGGGGCAACTTAGCGGCGGGTGCCGAGGGCTGCAGGCCCGCACGGCTGCTGGGTTTGGTACACGAGTGCAAGCGGCGCCCCTCCCGATCACGGGCAGTCTCCCGCGGCGCCAAAACTGCCGAGACTGTGCAGCGAATCAAGAAGACCCGCAGACTGAAGGCCAACAACCGCGAGCGCAACCGCATGCACAATCTCAACGCGGCGTTGGATGCGTTGCGCGAGGTGCTCCCCACGTTCCCCGAGGACGCCAAGCTCACCAAGATCGAGACGCTACGCTTTGCTCACAACTATATCTGGGCGCTGACCGAGACCCTACGCCTGGCCGACCActgcgggggcgggggcgggggcctGCCGGGGGCGCTCTTCTCGGAGGCGGTGCTGCTGAGTCCCGGAGGCGCTAGCGCCGCTCTGAGCAGCAGCGGAGACAGCCCATCGCCCTCTTCCACGTGGAGTTGCACCAACAGCCCCGCACCGTCCTCTTCTTCGTCCTCCAATTCCACCTCTCCTTACAGCTGCACTTTATCTCCCGCCAGCCCCACAGGGTCAGACATGGACTATTGGCAGCCCCCACCTCCCGACAAGCACCGCTATGCACCTCACCTCCCCATAGCCAGGGATTGTATCTAG